The following proteins are co-located in the Manihot esculenta cultivar AM560-2 chromosome 7, M.esculenta_v8, whole genome shotgun sequence genome:
- the LOC110619525 gene encoding protein WHAT'S THIS FACTOR 9, mitochondrial, with the protein MFLPKPKSSVLKQLFFVTFQNPILSRTNHLYQKLPQQYTQTCNYVDVYMKWKKDSYFESIEHIHKSKELKPILSLKDFIAQNPNGCIPISDVSKRGLQFDVKIKVARFLRQYPSIFEEFVGPKYNLPWFRLTEEAAAINREENKVLEEYKEDLKERLKKFILMSKEKVLPFKIIKGMLWYLGLPEDFLQHQDKNFDSSFRVVELEVGSKGLGVESTKKILSVLQKNAMRKGLYYGEPMEAIEFPLFPSKGLRLRRKIQDWLKEFQKLPYVSPYEDNSHLDPNSDIGEKRVVGLLHELLSLFVEHSVERKKLLCLKKYFELPQKVHKAFERHPHMFYLSFRNKTCTTILKEAYGDDELAMERHPMAMIRKKYIKLMKESEVILKRRRANNPFLEYKKLDFEMDSVNEKRREEEKQ; encoded by the coding sequence ATGTTCCTTCCAAAACCCAAGTCTAGTGTCTTGAAACAATTGTTCTTTGTCACTTTTCAAAATCCAATCCTTTCCCGTACTAATCACCTCTACCAAAAGCTACCTCAACAGTACACACAAACCTGCAATTATGTGGATGTGTACATGAAATGGAAGAAGGATTCATACTTTGAGTCGATAGAGCACATACACAAGTCCAAGGAGCTCAAACCCATcctttctttgaaagatttcatAGCCCAAAACCCAAATGGTTGTATCCCAATCTCTGATGTATCAAAAAGAGGACTGCAATTTGATGTGAAGATCAAGGTTGCTAGGTTTTTGAGACAATATCCCTCAATCTTTGAGGAGTTTGTTGGTCCAAAATATAATTTGCCTTGGTTTAGATTGACGGAAGAAGCTGCTGCAATTAATAGAGAAGAGAACAAGGTGCTTGAGGAGTATAAAGAGGATTTGAAAGAGAGATTGAAGAAGTTTATATTAATGAGTAAGGAGAAGGTATTGCCTTTCAAGATTATTAAAGGCATGTTATGGTATTTGGGTTTACCGGAAGATTTTTTGCAGCATCAAGATAAGAATTTTGACAGTTCTTTTAGAGTTGTGGAGTTGGAGGTTGGATCAAAGGGATTGGGTGTTGAAAGTACCAAAAAGATTTTGTCAGTATTGCAGAAAAATGCAATGAGGAAAGGGTTATATTATGGAGAGCCAATGGAGGCAATTGAATTTCCCCTTTTCCCATCAAAGGGTTTGAGGTTGAGGAGAAAGATTCAGGATTGGTTGAAAGAGTTCCAAAAACTTCCTTATGTATCACCCTATGAAGATAATTCACATTTAGATCCTAACAGTGATATTGGagagaaaagagttgtgggtttGCTTCACGAATTGCTTTCTTTGTTTGTTGAGCATTCAGTAGAAAGGAAGAAGCTTTTGTGCCTTAAGAAGTATTTTGAGTTGCCCCAGAAGGTGCATAAGGCATTTGAAAGGCATCCCCACATGTTTTACTTGTCTTTCAGGAACAAGACTTGCACAACAATTCTTAAGGAGGCATATGGTGATGATGAACTGGCTATGGAGAGGCATCCAATGGCGATGATCAGGAAGAAGTACATTAAGTTGATGAAGGAATCAGAGGTGATTTTGAAGAGGAGAAGAGCAAACAATCCATTTCTTGAATATAAGAAGTTGGATTTTGAAATGGATTCTGTCAAtgaaaaaagaagagaagaggagaaacAGTAG